Proteins encoded in a region of the Malaciobacter mytili LMG 24559 genome:
- the cas1 gene encoding type II CRISPR-associated endonuclease Cas1, translated as MGWKVVHLTKTCKIKVKDENLLLCFKEESNLEENIKVSINDIDFILFDSTKFSITGKAIELLNKKGVATLFIDEEFHPSSILIPYHTHTLLTEMANIQISITQEFKAKAWQNIIKSKISNQSITLKYWNKKEFNELESLSKKVQLFDSNNDEAQSARIYWKSLFENKTFRREQGSEDIINSMLNYSYAILRATMARSLSVSGFLPVFGIWHQNRYNAFNLVDDLIEPFRAFCDLHIKILLNTKYSQSLYLNIPIKRDLVKLLTLECVKINGGISTLSKAIEIFVKNYKRAVLKDDISLIVFPSINEDLFKNECF; from the coding sequence ATGGGATGGAAAGTAGTACATTTAACAAAAACTTGTAAAATAAAAGTAAAAGATGAAAATCTTTTGCTTTGTTTTAAGGAAGAAAGTAATTTAGAAGAAAATATAAAAGTGAGTATAAATGATATAGATTTTATACTTTTTGATAGTACAAAATTTTCTATAACTGGAAAAGCTATTGAATTATTAAATAAAAAAGGAGTTGCAACTCTTTTTATAGATGAAGAATTTCATCCCTCTTCTATTCTTATTCCATATCATACACATACACTTTTAACAGAAATGGCAAATATTCAAATATCAATAACTCAAGAATTTAAAGCTAAAGCTTGGCAAAATATCATAAAATCAAAAATTTCAAATCAATCAATAACTTTAAAATATTGGAATAAAAAAGAGTTTAATGAACTTGAAAGTTTAAGTAAAAAAGTTCAATTATTTGATAGCAATAATGATGAAGCACAAAGTGCTAGAATTTATTGGAAGTCACTTTTTGAAAATAAAACATTTAGACGAGAACAAGGAAGCGAAGATATTATAAATAGTATGCTTAATTATTCATATGCCATACTAAGAGCCACAATGGCAAGAAGTTTAAGTGTATCAGGGTTTTTACCTGTATTTGGAATTTGGCATCAAAATAGATACAATGCTTTTAATCTTGTAGATGATTTAATAGAACCTTTTAGGGCTTTTTGTGATTTACATATAAAAATACTACTAAATACTAAGTATTCTCAAAGTTTATACTTAAATATACCTATAAAAAGAGATTTAGTAAAACTATTGACTTTAGAATGTGTAAAAATAAATGGTGGAATATCAACACTAAGTAAAGCAATTGAAATATTTGTAAAAAATTATAAAAGAGCAGTTCTAAAAGATGATATATCATTAATTGTATTTCCAAGTATAAACGAGGATTTATTTAAAAATGAGTGCTTTTAA
- the cas2 gene encoding CRISPR-associated endonuclease Cas2 — MSAFKTMWLMIMFDLPTKTKKDRKRYNWFHDELEKEGFMMLQYSIYGKIFSSPEAASYGRKRIKEFINKNIKKGNIRMLMFTDKQFANMEVIIGQKSEEEKNEPIQLLLF; from the coding sequence ATGAGTGCTTTTAAAACTATGTGGTTAATGATAATGTTTGATTTACCAACTAAAACAAAAAAAGATAGAAAGCGTTATAACTGGTTTCATGATGAACTTGAAAAAGAAGGTTTTATGATGTTGCAATATTCAATTTATGGTAAAATCTTTAGTTCTCCAGAAGCAGCAAGTTATGGAAGAAAAAGAATAAAAGAATTTATAAACAAAAATATAAAGAAAGGAAATATAAGAATGCTTATGTTTACAGATAAGCAATTTGCAAATATGGAAGTAATAATTGGACAAAAATCAGAAGAAGAGAAAAATGAACCAATACAATTATTATTGTTTTAA
- a CDS encoding TIGR02757 family protein, translated as MNIKELLDNEVCTRNQDCELTYDKPDPLLVASRYKDEYIILLCALFAYGKASLIVKFLDSLDFSLLEQSEQEINKALDSFYYRFQNSEDIKTIFKTFKRLKQMDSLNNLFLSAYKKENNVLEGIDFLIKKIYEVSNYNSQGFTFLVSSAFKRDKNNNIKEIGNAPYKRWNMFLRWMVRNDSLDLGLWSGINKSDLILPLDTHTFQVSQKLGLLNRKTYDLKSALLVTEKLKEFDNNDPIKYDFALYRIGQEKII; from the coding sequence ATGAATATAAAAGAACTTTTAGATAATGAAGTATGTACTAGAAATCAAGATTGTGAACTTACATATGATAAACCAGACCCTCTTTTAGTTGCAAGTAGATATAAAGATGAGTATATAATACTTTTATGTGCACTTTTTGCATATGGTAAGGCTTCTTTAATAGTAAAGTTTTTAGATAGTTTGGATTTTTCCCTTTTAGAGCAAAGTGAACAAGAAATAAATAAAGCTTTAGATAGTTTTTATTATAGGTTTCAAAATAGTGAAGATATAAAAACTATTTTTAAAACTTTTAAAAGATTAAAACAAATGGATAGTTTAAATAATCTTTTTTTATCTGCTTATAAAAAAGAAAATAATGTTTTAGAAGGTATTGATTTTCTTATAAAAAAGATTTATGAAGTTTCAAATTATAACTCTCAAGGCTTTACTTTTTTAGTCTCATCTGCTTTTAAAAGAGATAAAAATAATAATATAAAAGAAATAGGAAATGCTCCATATAAAAGATGGAATATGTTTTTAAGATGGATGGTAAGAAATGATAGCTTAGATTTAGGTTTATGGAGTGGCATAAATAAGAGTGATTTAATCTTGCCTTTAGATACTCATACCTTTCAAGTTTCACAAAAACTAGGACTTCTAAATAGAAAAACTTATGATTTAAAATCAGCACTTTTAGTGACTGAAAAACTAAAAGAGTTTGATAACAACGACCCTATAAAATATGATTTTGCTCTTTATAGAATTGGGCAGGAGAAAATAATCTAA
- a CDS encoding nitroreductase family protein — MKFENLKELIQKSRCTRRFKPKEISIKELEELVDLARVTSSAKNMQPLKYILVTKKEFVKQLSQTALWATHLTNWTQSEEERPSAYIIMLNDKTIDGFAMFDAGVSFEAISLGAKAKELSVCALASINKEVCKELFNLPEHLEVLIGIAIGEAKEKIKLVKVENNNTNYYRDEEDIHCVPKRDLEELIIGKYK; from the coding sequence ATGAAATTTGAAAATCTAAAAGAATTAATACAAAAAAGCAGATGCACAAGAAGATTTAAACCAAAAGAAATATCTATAAAAGAGTTAGAAGAGCTTGTAGATTTGGCAAGAGTAACTTCAAGTGCAAAAAATATGCAACCATTAAAATATATCTTAGTTACAAAAAAAGAGTTTGTAAAGCAACTTTCACAAACAGCCTTATGGGCTACACATCTTACAAACTGGACACAAAGTGAAGAGGAAAGACCTAGTGCTTACATTATTATGCTAAATGACAAAACAATAGATGGCTTTGCGATGTTTGATGCAGGGGTATCTTTTGAAGCTATAAGTTTAGGTGCAAAAGCAAAAGAGTTAAGTGTTTGTGCTTTGGCTTCCATAAACAAAGAAGTTTGTAAAGAGTTATTTAATCTTCCAGAACATTTAGAGGTTTTAATAGGTATTGCCATAGGAGAAGCAAAAGAGAAGATAAAACTTGTAAAAGTTGAAAATAACAATACAAACTATTATAGAGATGAAGAAGATATACATTGTGTTCCTAAAAGAGATTTAGAAGAGTTAATCATAGGAAAATACAAATGA
- a CDS encoding SDR family NAD(P)-dependent oxidoreductase — protein MKNILITGCSSGIGFETAKVLKEAGFKVYATARKEEDVERLKELGFISYLLDVTKKEQISEVLELILKEDKKLDAVFNNAGFGQPGAVEDISSEVLKQQFETNLFGLHEVTFQTMKIFRKQGYGKIIQHSSVLGIISLKFRGAYNASKYAIEGLADTLRQEVMGSDITISTINTGPVTSKFRENALKNFRKNIDIENSYFTTTYKNELKQRLETTEDKALFNLPATSVAKVVLQIMNSKKPKPRYYITKATHILGFAKRVLSTSLLDKLLNKI, from the coding sequence ATGAAAAATATTTTAATAACAGGTTGTTCTTCTGGAATAGGATTTGAAACTGCAAAAGTTTTAAAAGAAGCAGGATTTAAAGTCTATGCAACAGCAAGAAAAGAAGAAGATGTAGAAAGATTAAAAGAGTTAGGTTTTATCTCATACTTACTTGATGTTACAAAAAAAGAGCAAATTAGTGAAGTTTTAGAACTAATTTTAAAAGAAGATAAAAAACTAGATGCAGTTTTTAATAATGCCGGATTTGGACAACCAGGCGCTGTTGAAGATATAAGTTCTGAAGTTTTAAAACAGCAGTTTGAGACAAATTTATTTGGTTTACATGAAGTTACTTTTCAAACAATGAAAATCTTTAGAAAACAAGGCTATGGTAAGATTATACAACATAGTTCAGTCTTAGGAATAATCTCTTTAAAATTTAGAGGAGCATACAATGCAAGTAAATATGCTATTGAAGGACTTGCAGATACTTTAAGACAAGAAGTTATGGGAAGTGATATAACTATAAGTACTATAAATACTGGGCCTGTTACTTCTAAATTTAGAGAAAATGCCTTAAAAAATTTTAGAAAAAATATAGATATTGAAAATAGTTATTTTACAACAACATATAAAAATGAATTAAAACAAAGACTTGAAACTACTGAAGATAAAGCACTATTTAATCTTCCTGCAACTTCCGTTGCTAAGGTTGTTTTACAAATAATGAATAGCAAAAAACCAAAGCCTAGATATTATATAACAAAAGCTACGCATATTTTGGGTTTTGCAAAAAGAGTATTAAGTACAAGTTTACTAGATAAGCTTTTAAATAAAATATAG
- a CDS encoding EAL domain-containing protein, with translation MKISNNLLHLSLKEAFLDIVPFYIISSLGILFINVFNIDANTNNIVIKSFLHISNTFSYLFPIFLIIAISYYLANNYHISRFISICISLLVFIKFAWVIENNQLYYNHHMEIYAFFIPIISTYLYIYLYKIKSLKIIKENYIISNQLKIVVNSLIPILIVYLFLTFLIPYISEFLQIILEKFFLSITENFSIEIKTFIQVITTHIIWWLTGIHGTHIYNIFADLSYSQQEIFQNLTSETFIYSFLVFGGAGSTLSLIIAIILKSKNHHNRKISFISFPFAIFNINEILLFGLPIIMNFTLLIPFLLLPIINFFTSYLVFSFFAIPESDYILSWTTPIFVSGYLLGNAQSYIFVFLQLFNLIVGVFVYLPFLKLYDQSQELNNNTKKLKEKFNIKDQVDIIEEISFFKTQAEIIKEKSNTHKMVEDLISGDLLLYYQPKIDIKNDQCYGFEALLRFKTKDNKIVGPYFISQIEKAGYNFVIDLWVINQVLQDLEKWHKKSFFPRISINLSPESISNEYIINKIIRKLKNKNVEIEILERTFASEHCKFMKNILKLKANGFAISIDDFGTGFSSLQYLHILPANIIKLDKTLLDNITTSKGKILYKDIAKMCQHLNYTLISEGVETKEDVDFLKSIKIDIIQGFYYSKAIPFNEVYFF, from the coding sequence ATGAAAATTTCAAATAACTTATTACATCTTTCATTAAAGGAAGCCTTTTTAGATATTGTACCTTTTTATATTATTTCTTCTTTAGGTATATTATTTATTAATGTTTTTAATATAGATGCAAATACAAATAATATAGTAATAAAATCTTTTCTTCATATTTCAAATACTTTTTCATATCTTTTCCCTATTTTTTTAATAATTGCAATATCTTATTATTTGGCAAATAATTATCATATAAGTAGATTTATTAGTATTTGTATTTCTTTACTAGTTTTTATAAAATTTGCTTGGGTTATAGAGAATAATCAGCTTTACTATAATCATCATATGGAAATATATGCTTTTTTTATTCCTATAATAAGTACATATTTATATATCTATTTATATAAAATAAAAAGTCTTAAAATAATTAAAGAAAATTATATTATTAGTAATCAGTTAAAAATTGTAGTTAATTCTTTAATTCCAATTTTAATAGTCTATCTTTTTTTAACTTTTCTAATCCCTTATATAAGTGAATTTTTACAAATAATACTTGAAAAGTTTTTTCTTTCTATAACTGAAAATTTTTCAATTGAAATTAAGACTTTTATACAAGTTATTACAACACATATTATTTGGTGGCTTACAGGTATTCATGGAACTCATATTTATAATATTTTTGCTGATTTATCTTATTCTCAACAAGAAATTTTTCAAAATTTAACATCTGAAACTTTTATTTATAGTTTTTTGGTATTTGGTGGAGCTGGTTCAACTTTATCTTTAATTATTGCAATAATACTTAAATCAAAAAATCATCATAATAGAAAAATATCATTTATCTCATTTCCTTTTGCAATTTTTAATATAAATGAAATACTATTATTTGGTTTACCAATTATTATGAATTTTACATTATTAATACCTTTTTTACTTCTTCCTATTATTAACTTTTTTACTTCATATTTAGTTTTTTCTTTTTTTGCTATTCCTGAAAGTGACTATATTTTATCTTGGACTACTCCTATTTTTGTAAGTGGATATTTGTTAGGGAATGCGCAATCATACATATTTGTTTTTTTACAATTATTTAATTTAATAGTTGGTGTATTTGTATATTTACCTTTTTTAAAGCTCTATGACCAATCTCAAGAATTAAATAATAATACAAAAAAACTAAAAGAGAAATTTAATATAAAAGATCAAGTAGATATTATAGAAGAGATAAGTTTTTTTAAAACACAAGCAGAAATAATAAAAGAAAAATCAAATACACATAAAATGGTAGAAGATTTAATTTCTGGTGATTTATTGTTGTATTATCAACCTAAAATAGATATTAAAAATGATCAATGTTATGGCTTTGAAGCTCTTTTAAGGTTTAAAACCAAAGATAATAAAATTGTAGGACCATACTTTATCTCACAAATTGAAAAGGCAGGCTATAATTTTGTAATTGATTTATGGGTTATAAATCAAGTTTTGCAAGATTTAGAAAAATGGCATAAAAAATCATTTTTCCCAAGAATTAGTATAAATTTATCTCCTGAATCTATTAGTAATGAATATATTATAAATAAAATAATTAGAAAACTTAAAAATAAAAATGTTGAAATAGAAATCCTAGAAAGAACTTTTGCAAGTGAACACTGTAAGTTTATGAAAAATATATTGAAATTAAAAGCTAATGGTTTTGCTATTAGTATTGATGACTTTGGTACAGGCTTTTCTTCTTTGCAATATTTACATATCTTGCCTGCAAATATTATAAAACTAGATAAAACCTTATTGGATAATATAACTACCTCAAAAGGTAAAATTTTATATAAAGATATTGCAAAAATGTGTCAACATTTAAATTATACACTTATTAGTGAAGGGGTAGAGACAAAAGAGGATGTTGATTTTTTAAAGAGTATAAAAATAGATATAATCCAAGGGTTTTATTACTCAAAAGCTATTCCTTTTAATGAAGTCTATTTTTTTTAA
- a CDS encoding Na+/H+ antiporter NhaC family protein — protein sequence MLLADAKANAELFGSLTLLPPLVAIVLAFITRNVIFSLFMGIFTGTFMVNIVDGSVFVAFAGAFVDVVRKMIGSMADSWNAGIILQVLTIGGLIAVITKMGGPRAIAQKLATKAKSPASAQIYTWLMGFFIFFDDYANSLIIGPIMRPVTDKLRIAREKLAFVIDATAAPIAGIALISTWIGYEISLIKDAYSMIGQPEINAYAIFVETIPYRFYNILMLAFVFFSAYFLREFGPMRTAAIRAASTGKVSKHKRQEEHLNQESSTMAPKKNVEYSMWNAIIPISVLIIVAFIGFYFNGLHSLEGEALKAVEANPYSFSSIRDCFGAADASIVLFEAALFASIVAIGMGMQQKIFDLNEALETWVFGVKALVITAVILILAWSISSVIKDLGTSTYLVSLLSDSTPQFILPSIIFILGSVISFSTGTSYGTMGILMPLTIPLANAIGIHVGLEPTALSDYIILNIGAVLTGAIFGDHCSPISDTSILSSMGASCDHMDHISTQLPYALFVGVVSIVFGFIPAALGYSATILLPIGLLVIALTIRFYGKPFLNTEA from the coding sequence ATGTTACTAGCAGATGCTAAAGCAAATGCAGAACTTTTTGGAAGTTTAACCCTTCTTCCTCCTTTAGTTGCAATTGTTTTAGCTTTTATTACGAGAAATGTAATTTTCTCTTTATTTATGGGGATTTTTACTGGAACATTTATGGTAAATATTGTTGATGGTAGTGTATTTGTTGCATTTGCAGGTGCTTTTGTAGATGTGGTTAGAAAAATGATTGGTTCAATGGCCGACTCTTGGAATGCGGGAATTATTCTTCAAGTTTTAACTATTGGAGGATTAATAGCAGTTATTACAAAAATGGGAGGGCCAAGAGCTATTGCACAAAAGCTTGCTACTAAGGCGAAATCTCCTGCAAGTGCACAGATTTATACTTGGTTAATGGGATTTTTTATCTTTTTTGATGATTATGCAAACTCATTAATTATTGGTCCTATTATGAGACCTGTAACTGATAAGCTAAGAATTGCAAGGGAAAAACTTGCTTTTGTTATTGATGCTACTGCTGCTCCTATTGCTGGTATTGCTCTTATTTCTACTTGGATTGGTTATGAAATCTCTTTAATTAAAGATGCTTATAGTATGATAGGGCAACCAGAAATAAATGCTTATGCTATTTTTGTTGAGACTATTCCTTATAGATTTTACAATATTTTAATGTTAGCATTTGTATTTTTCTCAGCATATTTTTTAAGAGAATTTGGTCCTATGAGAACAGCTGCTATTAGAGCTGCTTCAACAGGAAAAGTATCAAAACACAAAAGACAAGAAGAACACTTAAATCAAGAATCTTCTACTATGGCTCCTAAAAAAAATGTAGAATATTCAATGTGGAATGCAATTATTCCTATTTCTGTTTTAATTATTGTTGCTTTTATTGGATTTTATTTCAATGGTTTACATTCACTTGAAGGTGAAGCTTTAAAAGCTGTTGAAGCAAATCCATACTCATTTAGTTCTATTAGGGATTGTTTTGGTGCTGCTGATGCTTCTATTGTTCTTTTTGAAGCTGCTTTATTTGCTTCAATTGTAGCTATTGGTATGGGTATGCAACAAAAAATATTTGATTTAAATGAAGCTTTAGAAACTTGGGTATTTGGAGTTAAGGCTTTAGTTATTACAGCAGTAATTCTAATCTTAGCTTGGTCTATTTCTTCTGTAATAAAAGATTTAGGAACTTCTACATATTTAGTTTCTTTATTATCTGATAGTACACCTCAGTTTATTTTACCTTCAATTATTTTTATTTTAGGTTCAGTTATCTCTTTTTCTACTGGTACTTCTTATGGAACAATGGGAATCCTTATGCCTCTAACAATTCCTTTAGCAAATGCAATTGGTATTCATGTGGGATTAGAACCAACTGCTTTAAGTGATTATATTATCTTAAATATTGGGGCAGTTTTAACAGGTGCTATTTTTGGAGATCATTGTTCTCCTATTTCTGATACATCTATTTTATCTTCAATGGGGGCAAGTTGTGACCATATGGATCACATATCAACTCAATTACCTTATGCCTTATTTGTAGGTGTAGTTTCTATTGTTTTTGGATTTATTCCTGCTGCTTTAGGATACTCTGCTACAATTTTATTACCTATTGGTTTACTTGTAATAGCTTTAACTATAAGATTTTATGGAAAACCATTTTTAAATACAGAAGCTTAA